The following proteins come from a genomic window of Pseudomonadota bacterium:
- a CDS encoding DNA-3-methyladenine glycosylase I — MAQHYCDAAFGDPLHGPYHDREYGFPIEDDNELFARLVLEINQAGLSWATILKKKDNFAFAYDGFDIAIVAAYDENARARLLADAGIIRNRLKVNAAIENARRLLDIRANEGSFKAWLDLHHPAELESWVKLFRANFKFTGPEIVREFLVSTGYLPCAHRPECPVYAVVEGLNPPWMQTQ; from the coding sequence GTGGCGCAGCACTATTGTGACGCCGCCTTCGGCGATCCGTTGCATGGCCCCTATCACGACCGGGAATACGGTTTCCCAATCGAAGATGACAATGAATTGTTCGCCCGCCTTGTGCTCGAGATTAATCAGGCTGGTTTGTCTTGGGCGACAATCCTGAAAAAGAAAGATAATTTTGCCTTCGCCTATGACGGCTTCGATATTGCCATCGTCGCGGCCTATGATGAGAACGCCCGCGCCCGCCTTCTGGCCGACGCCGGAATCATTCGCAACCGCCTCAAGGTGAACGCGGCGATCGAGAATGCCCGCCGCTTGCTTGATATCCGCGCCAACGAAGGGTCATTCAAGGCGTGGCTCGATCTGCATCATCCTGCTGAGCTTGAGAGCTGGGTTAAATTGTTTCGCGCCAATTTCAAGTTCACAGGGCCTGAGATCGTGCGCGAATTCCTCGTCAGTACCGGATATCTGCCGTGCGCGCACCGTCCGGAATGCCCAGTGTACGCCGTTGTCGAGGGATTGAACCCACCCTGGATGCAGACGCAATAA
- a CDS encoding proline--tRNA ligase — protein sequence MRRSKFFMPTLKETPAEAQIPSHRLMLRAGMVRQTAAGIYSWLPLGYRVLKRIEQIVREEMDATGAQEILMPTIQPAELWQESGRYDDYGKEMLRFTDRHERGLLYGPTHEEIVTDIFRNSVKSYRDLPQNLYQIHWKFRDEVRPRFGVMRGREFFMKDNYSFDIDPESARRSYNKMFVSYLRTYARMGLTPIPMQADSGAIGGDMSHEFIVLANTGESAVYCDSAWLDTDALALEIDFEADLQPIVDKWTELYAATDDKHDPENCPVDAAKLYTGRGIEVGHIFYFGTKYSVAMGATVSNDQGKEVAVEMGSYGIGVSRLVGAIIEANYDEDGIIWPESVAPFKVGLMNLRSGDDACDAVCEKFYADLNKASVETLYDERDERAGVKFAEMDLIGLPWQVAVGPRGVKAGTVEIKRRGGEREEISAESALARLV from the coding sequence ATGCGGCGATCCAAATTTTTTATGCCGACGCTAAAAGAAACGCCTGCTGAGGCGCAGATACCCTCGCATCGCTTAATGTTGCGCGCAGGCATGGTGCGGCAGACGGCGGCCGGTATTTATAGCTGGTTGCCGCTTGGCTACCGCGTTCTGAAAAGGATCGAGCAGATCGTGCGCGAGGAAATGGACGCGACCGGTGCGCAGGAAATCCTGATGCCGACAATACAGCCGGCAGAACTGTGGCAGGAAAGCGGCCGGTATGATGATTACGGCAAGGAAATGCTGCGATTTACCGATCGCCATGAGCGCGGCCTTCTCTATGGCCCAACCCATGAGGAAATCGTTACCGATATCTTCCGCAACAGCGTAAAGAGCTATCGCGATCTGCCGCAAAACCTTTATCAAATTCATTGGAAATTCCGCGACGAAGTGCGCCCGCGCTTTGGTGTTATGCGCGGGCGGGAATTCTTCATGAAGGATAATTATTCCTTCGATATTGATCCGGAATCGGCCCGCCGCTCCTATAACAAGATGTTCGTTTCATACCTCCGCACCTATGCCCGCATGGGTTTGACGCCGATCCCTATGCAGGCCGATAGCGGCGCAATCGGCGGCGATATGAGCCATGAATTCATCGTCTTGGCCAATACCGGAGAAAGCGCTGTCTATTGTGATTCCGCTTGGCTCGATACCGATGCGTTAGCGCTTGAAATTGATTTCGAAGCAGATTTGCAGCCCATCGTCGACAAATGGACGGAACTTTATGCCGCCACCGATGACAAACATGATCCGGAGAATTGCCCGGTCGATGCGGCGAAACTCTATACCGGGCGCGGTATAGAGGTCGGCCATATCTTTTATTTTGGCACCAAATATTCTGTCGCTATGGGGGCCACAGTGAGCAACGATCAAGGCAAAGAAGTGGCGGTCGAAATGGGTTCCTACGGCATTGGCGTATCTCGTCTCGTCGGCGCGATCATCGAGGCAAATTATGATGAGGACGGCATAATCTGGCCGGAAAGTGTGGCGCCGTTCAAGGTCGGTCTCATGAATCTTCGTAGTGGCGACGACGCCTGCGATGCGGTGTGTGAAAAATTCTACGCCGATTTGAACAAGGCGAGTGTAGAGACTCTTTATGATGAGCGCGACGAACGCGCAGGCGTAAAATTTGCCGAGATGGATCTGATTGGACTGCCATGGCAGGTCGCAGTGGGACCGCGCGGCGTGAAAGCGGGCACAGTAGAGATCAAGCGGCGTGGCGGAGAGCGCGAAGAGATATCTGCAGAATCCGCTCTTGCCCGGCTTGTGTAA
- a CDS encoding pyridoxamine 5'-phosphate oxidase family protein: MDDQNSDTVVASEDELRGSYGEPMDIALMKQLRKLDAHCKDFISRSPFLCIGTSAADGKADVSPRGDPPGFVQVLDDNTIFIPDRPGNNRLDTMSNIVANPDVGLLFLIPGFEDALRVNGKAKLVKDKKILERCAVNRKVPTMGIMVEVDEAYLHCAKAVRRSKLWQAESQQDRKEMPTLAQMILEQVATPEKQPTKEEIKEGDEFVEENYKTGLY; encoded by the coding sequence ATGGACGATCAAAATTCCGACACAGTCGTCGCAAGCGAAGACGAGCTCAGAGGCAGTTACGGCGAGCCGATGGATATCGCCCTTATGAAACAGCTGCGCAAGCTAGATGCACATTGTAAGGATTTCATATCCCGCTCGCCGTTTCTTTGCATCGGTACGAGCGCGGCGGATGGAAAGGCGGATGTTTCGCCCAGAGGCGACCCTCCAGGATTCGTGCAAGTATTGGACGACAACACTATATTCATTCCGGATAGGCCAGGTAACAACCGCCTGGATACGATGAGCAATATCGTCGCCAATCCCGATGTCGGGCTTTTGTTCCTGATTCCAGGTTTTGAGGACGCCTTGCGCGTAAACGGCAAAGCCAAGCTCGTGAAGGACAAAAAAATTCTTGAACGTTGCGCCGTCAACCGCAAGGTGCCGACGATGGGAATCATGGTCGAAGTTGATGAAGCGTATTTGCATTGCGCCAAGGCGGTGCGGCGATCCAAGCTCTGGCAAGCTGAGAGCCAGCAGGACCGCAAGGAAATGCCGACGTTGGCGCAAATGATCTTGGAGCAGGTCGCTACGCCCGAGAAGCAGCCGACCAAAGAAGAGATTAAAGAAGGCGACGAATTCGTCGAGGAAAATTACAAAACCGGCCTCTATTAG
- a CDS encoding ABC transporter ATP-binding protein: MSNAARVLELTDLRRTFVQGGAVIEVLRGVSFGISVGEVVALTGPSGAGKSTLLQLAGLLEQPDSGEIRIAGESCTAMSDRQRTLARREKLGFVYQFHHLLPEFSARENIMLPQMIGGAGKRRARKYADDLLARLDLLQRKNHRPAQMSGGEQQRVAIARALANRPVLLLADEPTGNLDQENAKIVFDALMAVVRDTGLAALIATHNLDLAARMDRHVALDKGILTEQR, translated from the coding sequence ATGAGTAATGCCGCGCGCGTTTTGGAACTCACGGATCTGCGTCGGACATTTGTTCAGGGGGGCGCCGTGATCGAAGTTTTGCGCGGTGTATCCTTTGGTATTTCGGTCGGTGAAGTGGTGGCGCTCACCGGTCCGTCCGGCGCCGGTAAATCAACTCTTCTTCAGTTGGCCGGACTGCTCGAACAACCAGATAGCGGTGAAATTCGCATCGCCGGGGAATCCTGCACCGCCATGTCCGATCGCCAACGCACACTAGCGCGTCGGGAGAAGCTCGGCTTTGTCTATCAGTTCCACCATCTTTTGCCCGAGTTCTCGGCACGCGAGAATATCATGCTGCCGCAAATGATCGGCGGTGCCGGCAAACGGCGAGCCCGGAAGTACGCCGACGATTTGTTGGCTCGCCTGGATCTTTTGCAGCGCAAAAACCATCGGCCGGCACAGATGTCGGGCGGCGAACAGCAAAGAGTGGCGATCGCACGGGCCCTGGCCAACCGGCCGGTCCTATTGCTGGCCGACGAGCCGACCGGAAATTTGGATCAAGAAAACGCGAAAATTGTATTCGATGCGTTGATGGCGGTGGTCCGCGACACGGGGTTGGCCGCACTTATTGCCACACATAACCTTGATCTTGCGGCGCGTATGGACCGCCATGTGGCGCTGGACAAGGGAATTCTTACAGAGCAACGCTAA
- a CDS encoding lipoprotein-releasing ABC transporter permease subunit: protein MLSTFERIVALRYLWPGRRETFTFLVAMFSLLGISFGVFTLIVVMSVMGGFREELLTRILGLQPHVVARSIDGAITDYAALATTARAIEGVETAAPVIRAEVLARGYREVTGALVYGISSEDLTRKKRVVAGLSADAMLPYANGEGVIVGHRLANKLRLEIGDDIRLIAPSVTATALGSVPRARAYKIVGTFNVDMSEYDSGFVFMPLALAQIHFKFRGSVSTLEITVDKPDRVRELRPELREAFGTNFRLHDWQQINATYFGVLKVEQRVMFLILLLIVIVAAFNIISSMIMLVKSKARQIAILRTIGATRGQIMRIFFMNGALIGIVGTATGVVGGILFAVYIEPIRETVESLFGTRLFPHEFYFLSQLPTRIDGGEVAVVAILALGLSFLATLYPAWRAARVDPVVALRHE from the coding sequence ATGCTTTCCACCTTTGAGAGAATTGTTGCGCTGCGTTATCTCTGGCCGGGGCGGAGAGAGACCTTCACCTTTCTTGTCGCGATGTTCTCCCTGCTTGGCATTTCGTTTGGTGTCTTTACGCTGATTGTCGTGATGTCCGTGATGGGCGGATTTCGCGAAGAATTGCTCACAAGAATACTTGGGCTGCAGCCGCATGTCGTTGCGCGCTCGATTGACGGCGCGATCACTGATTACGCTGCTCTCGCCACAACAGCGCGAGCCATAGAAGGTGTTGAAACCGCTGCTCCGGTAATCCGAGCGGAAGTTTTGGCGCGCGGTTACCGCGAGGTGACAGGCGCGCTCGTTTATGGAATTTCCAGCGAGGACCTCACCCGCAAGAAACGGGTCGTAGCCGGTTTATCTGCCGATGCGATGCTGCCATATGCGAACGGCGAAGGTGTCATCGTCGGTCACCGTCTGGCCAATAAATTGCGCCTTGAGATAGGTGATGATATTCGCCTCATTGCGCCGTCGGTAACCGCGACTGCGCTTGGCAGCGTGCCGCGAGCGCGGGCATATAAGATAGTCGGCACGTTCAACGTCGATATGTCCGAGTATGACAGCGGCTTTGTGTTCATGCCGCTCGCTTTGGCGCAGATTCACTTCAAGTTTCGCGGTTCGGTTTCGACTCTGGAAATCACCGTCGATAAACCGGATCGAGTGCGCGAGTTGCGGCCCGAGCTTCGCGAAGCGTTTGGCACGAATTTTAGGCTACACGACTGGCAACAGATAAACGCAACCTATTTTGGCGTGCTCAAAGTTGAACAAAGAGTGATGTTCCTGATTCTCTTACTCATAGTTATCGTCGCCGCGTTCAACATCATTTCGAGCATGATCATGCTGGTGAAGAGCAAGGCGCGGCAAATCGCCATACTCCGAACTATCGGCGCCACACGCGGTCAAATCATGCGCATCTTCTTTATGAATGGCGCGTTGATCGGGATTGTTGGGACGGCTACCGGCGTTGTCGGTGGCATCTTGTTCGCCGTATACATCGAGCCAATCCGGGAAACGGTCGAAAGCCTGTTTGGCACGCGGCTTTTTCCGCATGAGTTCTATTTCCTTTCTCAACTGCCTACCCGGATTGATGGCGGCGAAGTGGCTGTTGTAGCGATCTTGGCGCTTGGCCTGTCCTTCTTAGCGACACTCTATCCAGCCTGGCGAGCGGCGCGTGTCGATCCGGTGGTGGCGCTTCGCCATGAGTAA